A DNA window from Phragmites australis chromosome 11, lpPhrAust1.1, whole genome shotgun sequence contains the following coding sequences:
- the LOC133885232 gene encoding linoleate 9S-lipoxygenase 2-like, translated as MQMPFCPKLWDRNPTPAPKNHVAINGTVVVSCHFGLSVPGKTTTLRLYSSTQIDHNSGKGRLSLEAPLRGGKKTKHGPGKTSTMTYQVTFFVDTEFGTPGAVVVKNGKNDQFFLRHVQLELAEDRSIHFECNSWVYPSKKTNTDRVFFINTSYLPDKTPEALRQLREEELRTLKGNGRGERKDWERIYDYDFYNDLGNPDKEDHARPVLGGTTTYPYPRRCRTGRALSKTDGMTETRKHLINLDFYIPPDERFNPTKLAEVLTLAVQAVTHFVIPEAKALFQGDINNFKSIEQLKKDMYSKPPQTAVEGVVMDRLKSSVPSQKTYKQVSKMVKETPVKFPVPQVIEHDQEAWRTDEEFAREMLAGLNPVVIRRLEVFPPVGTGGKQSAITVAHIMGQLEGLTADMAIDQKRLYILDHHDYLMPYLRRINTLGVCIYASRTLLFLKNDGTLKPVVIELSLPSDGTGDGEISRIFLPDRQGTEAHLWQLAKAHVSVNDSGYHQLISHWLFTHAAVEPFIIATKRQLSAMHPIHKLLEPHFKDNMQINTLARSILLSAGGLLERTMYQGKYAMEMSSAIYGEWRFTEQSLPNELIKRGMASKDPNGGVSLHIEDYPYAVDGLDIWRAIEGWVQSYCAHVYHSDAAVSGDAELQEWWNDVRRVGHGDRQGDRACWLELDTVAHLAETLSTLIWIASALHAAVNFGQYGYAGFMPNRPTRCRRFVPLPGSPEMAQLEADPEKFFLEMVPDRFTSTLGLALIEVLSNHTSDELYLGQRATAAWTDDGEVLQLLDRFREDLRQVEKRVAERNRNPRLKNRRGPAKVPYMLLFPDVGNVGGQEKGITGKGIPNSVSI; from the exons ACTCGGGGAAGGGGAGGCTGAGCTTGGAAGCGCCGCTGCGGGGCGGCAAGAAGACGAAGCACGGCCCCGGGAAGACGAGCACGATGACGTACCAGGTGACGTTCTTCGTCGACACCGAGTTCGGAACGCCGGGCGCCGTCGTTGTCAAGAACGGCAAGAATGACCAGTTCTTCCTCCGGCACGTGCAGCTGGAGCTCGCCGAGGACCGGAGCATCCACTTCGAGTGCAACTCGTGGGTGTACCCTTCCAAGAAAACCAACACCGACCGCGTCTTCTTCATCAACACG AGTTACCTGCCGGACAAAACCCCGGAGGCGCTGCGGCAGCtgcgggaggaggagctgcGGACCCTGAAAGGGAACGGTCGCGGAGAGCGCAAGGACTGGGAGCGCATCTACGACTACGACTTCTACAACGACCTCGGCAACCCCGACAAGGAGGATCACGCCCGGCCGGTGCTCGGCGGTACCACCACGTACCCCTACCCGCGTCGCTGCCGCACCGGTCGAGCCCTCAGCAAGACAG ATGGCATGACGGAGACGCGCAAGCACCTGATCAACCTGGACTTCTACATCCCACCGGACGAGCGGTTCAACCCGACGAAGTTGGCCGAGGTACTGACGCTGGCGGTGCAGGCGGTGACGCACTTCGTGATCCCGGAGGCGAAGGCGCTGTTCCAGGGGGACATCAACAACTTCAAGTCCATTGAGCAGCTGAAGAAGGACATGTACAGCAAGCCGCCACAGACGGCCGTGGAGGGCGTTGTGATGGACAGGCTCAAGTCCTCCGTGCCGTCGCAGAAGACCTACAAGCAGGTGTCCAAGATGGTCAAGGAGACGCCCGTCAAGTTCCCCGTCCCACAAGTCATCGAGC ATGATCAAGAGGCTTGGAGGACCGACGAGGAATTTGCAAGGGAGATGCTCGCGGGGCTCAACCCGGTTGTGATCAGGAGATTGGAA GTGTTTCCACCGGTTGGTACTGGAGGGAAGCAGAGCGCAATTACCGTGGCGCATATCATGGGTCAACTTGAAGGCCTAACTGCCGATATG GCAATAGATCAGAAGAGGCTATATATTCTGGACCATCATGACTATCTGATGCCGTACCTGAGGCGCATCAACACACTGGGGGTGTGCATCTACGCCTCGCGGACGCTGCTCTTCCTGAAGAACGATGGGACCCTGAAACCTGTTGTGATAGAGCTGAGCCTTCCTAGTGACGGCACGGGCGACGGAGAGATCAGTAGGATCTTCCTCCCAGACAGACAGGGGACTGAAGCACATCTGTGGCAGCTTGCTAAGGCCCATGTTTCTGTTAATGATTCAGGCTACCATCAGCTAATTAGCCACTG GCTGTTCACGCATGCGGCGGTGGAGCCATTCATCATCGCGACGAAGAGGCAGCTGAGCGCGATGCACCCGATCCACAAGCTCCTGGAACCACACTTCAAGGACAATATGCAGATCAACACCTTGGCCAGGAGCATCCTTCTGAGTGCAGGTGGGCTCCTTGAGAGGACCATGTACCAGGGTAAGTACGCCATGGAGATGTCTTCGGCCATCTATGGGGAATGGAGGTTCACTGAGCAGTCCCTGCCAAATGAACTCATCAAGAG GGGGATGGCGTCCAAGGATCCCAACGGCGGCGTGTCCCTGCACATCGAGGACTACCCGTACGCCGTGGACGGCCTGGACATCTGGCGCGCCATCGAGGGGTGGGTGCAGAGCTATTGCGCCCACGTGTATCACTCGGACGCGGCGGTGTCCGGCGACGCGGAGCTGCAGGAGTGGTGGAACGACGTCCGCCGCGTGGGCCACGGCGACCGGCAGGGCGACCGTGCGTGCTGGCTGGAGCTCGACACCGTGGCCCACCTCGCGGAGACGCTGTCCACGCTCATCTGGATTGCGTCGGCACTCCACGCCGCCGTCAACTTCGGCCAGTACGGTTACGCGGGGTTCATGCCTAACCGGCCAACCCGGTGCCGGCGGTTCGTGCCGCTGCCGGGTTCGCCGGAGATGGCGCAGCTGGAGGCCGACCCGGAGAAATTCTTTCTGGAGATGGTGCCGGACCGGTTCACTTCCACACTGGGGCTTGCGCTCATCGAGGTGCTGTCGAACCACACCTCCGACGAGCTGTACCTGGGCCAGCGCGCCACGGCGGCGTGGACGGACGACGGCGAGGTGCTGCAGCTGCTAGACCGGTTCCGGGAGGACCTCCGGCAGGTGGAGAAGCGGGTGGCGGAGAGGAACAGGAACCCGAGGCTCAAGAACCGGAGGGGCCCAGCAAAGGTGCCGTACATGCTGCTGTTCCCGGACGTCGGCAACGTCGGCGGCCAGGAGAAGGGGATCACCGGCAAAGGGATACCCAACAGCGTCTCCATATGA